From one Tsukamurella tyrosinosolvens genomic stretch:
- the hisC gene encoding histidinol-phosphate transaminase: MNPSDPAPLSIRSDLDALPAYVPGKSAPGAIKLASNEIVDGPLPSVAAALAEVLRSANRYPDNGAVALKAELAKLTGATEEQLHAGCGSVALCQDLVQVTCRPGDEVIFAWRSFEAYPIVTRVVGATPVQVPLTPDHAHDLDAMAAAITDRTRLIFVCNPNNPTGTTVSEEALEAFLQKVPPHVIVALDEAYYEYHRANEQTGERIDGAALIARHRNVIALRTFSKAYGLAGLRVGYAIADPELIAALTKVHLPFSVSVPAQAAAIASLHANDELLARTEAVVAERTRVRDALLAAGFEVPHTQANFVWLPLGADALRFTADAAEAGLLVRGFDSAGVRVTVTVPEENDAFLAFAAGWRR, from the coding sequence GCGATCAAGCTCGCCTCCAACGAGATCGTCGACGGTCCGCTACCGTCCGTCGCCGCCGCCCTCGCGGAGGTGCTGCGCAGCGCCAACCGCTATCCCGACAACGGCGCCGTGGCCCTCAAGGCCGAGCTGGCGAAGCTCACCGGCGCCACCGAGGAGCAGCTGCACGCCGGCTGCGGCTCCGTCGCGCTCTGCCAGGACCTCGTGCAGGTCACCTGCCGCCCGGGCGACGAGGTGATCTTCGCCTGGCGCAGCTTCGAGGCCTACCCGATCGTGACCCGCGTCGTCGGTGCGACACCGGTCCAGGTTCCGCTCACGCCGGACCACGCGCACGACCTCGACGCGATGGCCGCCGCGATCACCGACCGCACGCGCCTGATCTTCGTCTGCAACCCGAACAACCCGACGGGCACGACGGTGTCCGAGGAGGCCCTCGAGGCGTTCCTGCAGAAGGTGCCGCCGCACGTGATCGTCGCCCTCGACGAGGCCTACTACGAGTACCACCGCGCCAACGAGCAGACCGGCGAGCGCATCGACGGCGCCGCGCTGATCGCTCGGCACCGCAATGTGATCGCGCTGCGTACCTTCTCCAAGGCCTACGGCCTCGCGGGCCTGCGCGTCGGCTACGCGATCGCCGACCCGGAGCTCATCGCCGCCCTCACCAAGGTGCACCTGCCCTTCTCCGTGAGCGTGCCCGCGCAGGCCGCCGCGATCGCCTCGCTGCACGCCAACGACGAGCTGCTCGCCCGCACCGAGGCCGTCGTCGCCGAGCGCACCCGCGTCCGGGACGCACTGCTGGCGGCCGGATTCGAGGTTCCGCACACGCAGGCAAACTTCGTCTGGCTCCCCCTGGGCGCCGACGCCCTGCGCTTCACCGCCGACGCCGCCGAGGCGGGCCTGCTGGTCCGGGGCTTCGACAGTGCCGGCGTCCGCGTCACCGTCACCGTGCCCGAGGAGAACGACGCCTTCCTCGCCTTCGCCGCGGGGTGGCGGCGGTGA